The genome window AACAGAAAAAGCCCAATCAGAACTGATGGAGTCGAGAGCGCAGTATATCCTGAGAAATGAAGTAACAGAGGCTGTTATGACGGCGAACCCAATTCTCAGAGCCGTTCATGGCGGCCCAGAAGCAGCTCTTGTTGAGCGGTCCGTGTATTTGTTCGTACGCGTATGTGCTATCAACTAACATTCACCAGTGAACTCTTGACCTACATTGAGGGTAGAGACGATACCTCCATATCAGTTGCCACACAGGCCGCTGAAACGAACAAGGTGTTAAGCGTGTTGACAAATGTACAAAGTAATACGCTGCGCAAGTCTCGAGAGAACGTCACTTCAGCGGCTGAGATGCTTGAGTTAGCAGAACAagtcaagctgaagaagagagtgCCTCCGAACTCAAAGATGATGCAAGAGCAGGAGGAACTCGAGGCGGACGTCAAGGCAAGCAAACAGAAATGGAGAGTAATGAAAGGCGTAGCCAGTGGTATAATAGTTGGTAGTGGCATTGATTGGGtgcatgatgatgaactACAAGATGTTGTACTTGATCccgaggaggaggaatgATGATTCCACGAGAAAATCAACTCTATTCAGGCTCTAAAAAAGCTCACTGCTTTTTCGAACGCCCTTCACTTCGAGGTGACCAGTTCCTGAAGGTACTCCATGATCTGGCCATGCGTTGAGGAAATCGAGCCTCGTCCCGTCCCGTCGGGAAAGAAAAGATACGTATCCCCGTTGTTGGATCGGGGCTCGTGAGATCCCGTCGTGGAGACGATGCGTAATCTGGTAAAGAAGAGCAGGGAAATTCTAAACGACAGGACAGAGTCATAGTTCGCTACTAGCGATGCGCGATCACGGCTGTCCCTGGAACAACATGCAGGTGCCAGGTTTCAAgcctctcatctcaacctcatcctcgtctccaacttcatcaatTCGCCACTCTGTCGGATCGAGTGATTCTCAAGACTCCACCATGAGCTCCCGATAAGGCTTAGCAGATATGGGAGCTATGACCACTGGGCGGTAAATGCACGTGATATGTCTTGGCGATTTCGAGATGGAAAATGGATGGAGGTGAGAAACAAAGGAAACGAAGTGAATGGGGGAGGGCAGCGTATCCCAAAAAAACGTGCCGTCGAAATCACTCTGATGCCCTCCCTGAATTTGCCTTAATTTGGACCAGATCAGCGCGCCGCAAAGGGGCGTATTTAATCACTAGCGTCGTCGCGTGTTGGGCAGCGACCAAGGAGTACTGAATCTAGGATGCTTTCCAGTTTCCAGTTCTGATATAGAGATTGGAGAAAATAGGTACCTTAATACATTAAGAGTACTTGGAAGAAAGGTCTGTAGTTAATTAAAAATGGAGTAAtcctcttgctcttcttaAGTACCTAGTAATCACTGTATCTTATACCTTTCTTTATTCGTTTATGGAAAGCTTCCTTGGTTTTGATTTTGCTCATCTTGGAGGAGGGCAACTCGAACGCGGGTCCGATTTCACCGATTCAAAGTCAGAGATAGGCTAAGAGCAACAAGTCAGCAGAGCACAGCTTGAAAAGCAGGTGGCAGGAAACTAAAAGGGGCGAGCAGAAAAAAACAGTCAAGAAGAGCGAGTGGAGAGGGACACAAAGAATGAATTTGGGCGGGGGGACGCTCAGCTCCCTGTTCTCAACTTTGGCGTGAGCCCAGAGTTGGCTCGGCGTCTAGGTACAGCACAGTATCAGCTGCCAGGAGGACTACATGACCACCCAAAGACAGGTGTGTCGCGTACCCGCTGTAAGTCTCTACTGGTACCTCTCCCATGAGCCACTTACGGCTTGCCTTTGCACCTTGTTTTGGCCCGGCGCGACCAAACAAGTTCGGCAAAGCCGTCTGCGCCGGGCGCTTTTgcttgtctctctctttctGCCTGTGTCTGTCTGTTGCTACCCCAATTACACCAAGGCTCCTCGCGCGACTCGTGGTACCCGCCATGCCCGCAGATGAAGTATGCGCCATGAGGTATCCGGCGTCATCTCTATTTCTCGCTTGTCTTGGCCTGTCCTTTTTGCTTGTTGCAATCTGACTGAGCGAAGGGACGGAGTATCAACATCCATTTTTAGCGTGTGGTATTAGCACTGATCACCAATGATGCACATATGATCGTAGTCTCTCTTATCCGTAGATTTGCTTGAGCGAAAATCCCAGGTGATACACTGGCACAGTACTCCGTACCAAACCTTTCTTTGCGGAGCTAGGATCGTATGGTGTCCCTGCACAATCTGTTGAGTAGTATGAACCTCTGCAGCCTCTAACATGGCAACTTATAGCCCAGGCTATGTGACCTGAAGATCAGGGAGCACTAAGTACCTGTGTTGGCAGTCAGCTTCAGCTGTGCTGAGCGTGGTATACTCGCGGAGATTGGGAAGGAGAACAGTTGGAATATTATCTCCTTGCTTTGGAGGGTAACAAGCAGAGGAGCAATGGaagggatggatggatgtaAGGATGCATAGGTAGGTAGAATCACAGCCCTGACAGGGTACTCATCTACAAGTACCTGTACAAGAAAATTTCGTATGACAATACATGGTCATCATATGGGGCTAAAGTACCGCCCCTGCGGTGGGTTACAAGTTGCTCCAACTTTCAATGGGAGTGGTCTAGAACTGACGAAGGACGTCCCCGCCGTTGATCAAAGAGTTGCCTGGTAACGGACATATGAGAAGTGAATATCGAAGTTGAGGCAGGATCAATGCTATGTGTAAAGAAAGGTAACCATAGGGAACCAAGCCGTTTCGCGTGCTGTATCAACATGGTTTATCCCTTCTGGCTATCAGCAGAGTCGCGCAAGTGATACCATTGTCTCAAGGTAGTGCCAAACCAAGTGCGATGTACACATGGATGATGCATTGTATGGTATGTGTGAGGCAGTAGTCTCGGGACAGGGGTTAAGGACAGTGAAGTCGAAGATAGCCCGAGATTGTCTTTCGGATAGACAATAGCGATCCTCCCAAGGCCGGATGATGCACGACCTGGGAATAATAGAGACAGACCCGGAAACGGGCCATTACAGTCGGTTGGCTGGTCTGGTGCTGTAACAGTGTACTCAGTCAATCCTCATGAGGCGTCAACTGGAACCATTTCCCACTTTGATCTCCAATAGTATGCAATGCCAGAGTGCAACGCCGATATTCCCTTTCTAGACTGATGTGTGAGTTTGGCTCCGCCAGGGCAGCGCCGAACTTTGAGTTAGCAATGCATTTTACAATGTATCAACCAACCTCCCGCCTTCAAATATCGCCCTATTGTACCATGATTGGAGAGCGCCACTTTTATGGCGACAATCAAACAATGACATGCTGTAAGTAGTACGGTTTTGGCTGTAGTCCTGAACAGGTTGAACACTCCCCTCTTAGTCtccctcaacttctcaaggagGCTCAAGCTCAACTAATCTATCAACAGTCAAGCCAACTGATACTCATTCTCTAACACTAGGACGAAAGCAAAAGGGGAGGAAGAACCGTGGCGTATTAGTGAAAAAGTGACAACACGCCATGGCAAGCTGAGCATGTTTGTGGTTTGTGTTTCTCATGCTTGTGCAAAGTGCTTGATATTCACTACGCCGAGCAAAGATATGCTACTAAACGTAATTGCACTTGGCAACAACCAccgaagaaaagaaaaaggtcCCAACAGGAGGAGGGTGCAAGTAGCGTCGTGTCGAGCGAGACTCCAAGTCCGATTGAGTGTGATGAAGCATAGCGGCCTCAAAGAGGTGGAGGTGGACGGCATGGACGGAGACTACTGAGAGAAAGCCGAAAGAAAGAACGACTCGGCGGGGTGGAGGCAGGATCACGACACAGGGGAAGGCACCTAGGCAAAGTTACAGCAGGTATCACCCAGGAGAACGTGAACCCGCTGGATTGAGCCCGTTGACTGGGCAGGCACAGAGCAGAGTCAAAGTGTCCATTGGGTGTGGTTATTTTAGGAGTGATCAGAGTAAGAGGCAAGGTAAGAGGTACCGTAATCAAAGGCAGAGGGGCTTGCGAATGTCTCCTTAAGCAACAAGTATACTGTGCGGATTACTACAATCGTGCTGCGGTACAAGACCTTTGTACTGTACCTCGGCGCGGCGAGCTGCGTATGGCTTGTACCCGTACAGTACCAGACAATGACCGCCTGCTTACACGCTGGTGAGTGGTCAGAGGCAGGTGTTTCTGGGGAGCTTAGATGAGGGGGCGAGGACGGAGTCCTGGTCATTTCACCCCAGTAGCAGGCCCAGAGGCAGAAAATGGCCCAAGGCAGGTGCGGTACAGGTACAGACTACAGTCTGCTGCGACAGTACTAGTGCAGCGCGCGGGCGGGCAAGCTCCCAAGCACCGCAGAGAGCAATGGGCACCGCACCCAattttttttccctttctccCAAGGAAGGGGGGCACCAAGAGCTCACCCAGGCCAGCCCACTGCATAACAGTCCAAGTGTGGTAGCTGGGCAGGTCGCGTTCCCTCCCCACGCACAATCACTCCCCCATAGTAAAAAGGCTGCCTTGGCCCTCCCCATACAttctctctccctctcttttctcccATACAATTCTCCCACCTAAAATCGCCTCTACACTCAACACGCTTCTGCACGTCTTTGTGGTGAGTATTGTCCTATCCTCTCTATCATGCACCACACCACCACCATAAAATATATTGTTTTTACTTTCTGGTGTTGCGCCTGTCTTGCCGCAAAGTTTTGATTAGACTTCGTTATCGATTCTTCTCGAAACGTTGCTCCAGACTGGGCTGCATCGCGCCTATTCTTGCGcatcatcttgatcttgaaacTTTGTCGCGCGACAGCTCTATAAGATAGCTAACGGAAGCGCATCACAGACCACGTCCACACCACAAATTACTTTCCCCCAAGTTCACCTCCCAGGTACGCGCAAACCCCCCAGaagcctttttcttcttgaaCGACGCGAATTTTGACGCGTTGGGAGGCGCAATTGCGTTTGCGCCTCGCCACCTTGTCCATCATCTCTCATACCAAGCTCAGCTCCAAGCTTCATGGAGCTACCCCTCATTATCACTGACCTCGTGTTCAACACTGCGAAGTCTCCATCAACTCCTTTTTATTGTTTCTGTCGCACGCATGATCCATAAGGCCACCAACTCACACCCGTTTGCAGAAATCATTCAAAATGcccaaggctgctgctggtaaGCGCGGTAAGGCCGAGAAGACCAAGCGCGGCAAGAAGGGTAAGTCTTCACTCATCCATGGGCTTTTCAATGTCCACATGCTTTGCCATGCACTGCGTGCCCCATCGCGTTCCGCACTGAACACAGCTGACCGACTTAGACCCCAACGCCCCCAAGCGAGGCCTCTCCGCCTACATGTTCTTCGCCAACGAGCAGCGTGAGAACGTCCGTGAGGAGAACCCTGGTATCTCTTTCGGTCAAGTCGGCAAGCTCCTCGGTGAGCGATGGAAGGCTCTTAACGAGAAGCAACGCGCTCCTTatgaggccaaggctgccgCTGACAAGAAGCGATAcgaggatgagaagcagGCCTACAACGTGAGTTGATCTAGAACAACACTGTAGCAGCAGCACACTAACGATGTCTGAAGGCCGaccaggaggaggaagagtcTTCCTAGAAGGGAGATTATGAAGTCAAACCAAAGCGTCGCTCGGCAAAGAAATCTGAATCGGACTAGTCCCAGCACTTCAGCGCCGCGTTGCAGGTTCTTCTGCTCGAGTggaccttcttctttgtaTTTCGGTCTCGGCGGTGTTGTATGATGGCACAGGAAGAGTGCCTTGTTTTTTTATTAGGGATTCCAAGGGTTAAGGTCGTTCCACATGTTATTATGATCTAGATTGCGGCCTATCGAGCTGCGAGCTCCCAATGAGAACCTGATCACGAACTCTGGAGGGTCCATGGGATGAGGAAACGAGATGCCTGTACAAGTAAGGGAGCTTCGGCATAAATAATCGAAACTATAAAACATCACAATACCTGCCACAAGCGTGTTCTATGTGCGAAAGATTTGGGGCAAAGCCTATTATATGCCTGAGACGATTGCGGCACTAACGTCTTGAAGGGGTCAAGCTTTGGACGGCGTCAAGAATTGAAGCTATGCGGGGATGTTCGAGATTGAGCTTTGACGTTATGGTTGGTGTTTAACCCAATCCATACTGGTGAAATGTATACATCAGGAGGTATTCAGGTGAAAGTTTGATATAAATTATTACACTTTACAGCCGCAAGACTCTAATGATTGGAGTTTAAGAAAAAGACTATCAAATGTTAATGGCCCAATTATGATCTTAATAGTGTGTTAACAGTCTTATCATGGATTAGTGTCAAAAGTGGCTTGTGTGGCTAGTGAGGCCACATTCAAGAAGCTCACTGGAGGTGACAGGTTGATACCCAACCTGCCATGGAACTCTAGAATTGGACGGAGAGAGGGCTCACCCAACCATCCAGAAAGCCTCACTTTCCACCCACCAACCCTCCTTGTACTCAGCATCATTCATCAGAGGAACCACGTTGTCGTCATTATAGAAAATGACCACTCGCATTGCTCAGCTCAGTCAGGCCATGTAAGTTGCAATGCTTACTCAACTTATCAATCGAGAGGAACGGATGTACCTCATGGGGGCTTTTGTTCATCCACGCACGTATGTACAATGAGTTCGTGAGTCGCAGAATGAAAGCGTGCAACATCGTGCAAACCATCGTGAGAACGTTTTCTTATCCTGAACCCGCCGAGCCTCATCGCCGGGATCCCCCACGGCCGTTGAAGTGGAGTACCTGGCAATGTTGGATGAGCACGAGGTCATGCTAGGCCAGACCAGGTCGAAAAGCGAGCTGTACCCCAGCACAACCATCGTTTCAAGCGCTTCGAAGGCACTTCCTCATTTTCTCTATCCCCAGCATCATCAGATTTCTCCACACAAGAGTCCACATCCCGCGGACGCACGTCAAGAGTCGCCGTCGTAGCAACACGTCGCACCTGGACTGTCAGTGGATAGTTCAGTTCAGTTGACCTCAGTTGCTCTGGCTCTCCTCCTCTAGGAATGGTCATTTTGACTCGGCTGGTCAATGGTGCGAGTGCCCACCCAATCCTAATCTAGCTCAATTGCTGCCCCGAATCTCCTCATGCATTGGCCTGGCGTCATGTTGAAGCACGCTTGCTATCGTGGCAGCGCCTGAGAAGTTGGCTCAGGCCGGAGTGCAAGTGTCGAGTCGCCATACACACACCCAATGCCTCGTTCGTCAACATATTGGTTTCCTCTCGTTGGTGTATCTGCCTCGATGAAACCCAAGTTGATTGATATGCCGCTGCAGAGTTCGGAGAATGCGGGCGGCATCTGACCATCAGGTGGTCCAAGGCCCCGGATGTTGTGGCCTTAGCTGAGTCGAGAGCAGAACGACAACCTCAAGAGCCTCCCCGTCATTACGTGCATCAACCTGATGGGCTCACTCAAGGCTCAGTGTGAGAACCGTGCACCAACCACGTCAGGGAAGGCATTATGTATGGTTAGACTGGTGCGGGTGCACCTCTTCATGGTGTTGAACGAGTTGCGCGGATCGGATCACACGTTATTGACGGCCTGCAGATCGGCCGTCCCCTCCTCTTCTATTATTAACCAGATATCCTCTCTCAATTCTTGAATCTATTCTTGATTTCTCGTCTAATTCACTCTCTCATAATTGATCTCAACGTCGGTTATCTACATCATCTATCTACTTATCAAGCCATTCTGAAGAATCTCGATTGATACCCCGCCACTATTCACCTCCTCCTAGTCTCTCACCGCATGCAGTAGCCTCGATCGTCTAATTCTATCATCACAGCGACTGTCAAGGGTGTCACGCGGATAGAGTCGACTTGGAAAGGACATCAAATCAACAGTGGCCCACCTCGTTATGTGATGAAATAGACATTCTCTTCTGATACGCCTTTTGCCTCTCGTAATGGAGATGGTTCTAGGTGGCCAACTTGAGCTACATCTGCTCCAAGGTTGTTGCTTGGAGGCAGAAAGGGCAGACCGTGTTGCAGTTCAACTCCTGGGCCTTCGCAATGCCTTGGGCGAGGGCACCCATACCCatttgttgatgacgatggaggAGGTCAGCATCTCAGGCCAACTGCTCCGTGAACTAGCCGAGTACTCCAAAGTCCATTTCTCTCGAGTTCCGGTCGTGCTCGACTATCTCGAAATCCTTCTCCCTTGCCTATCAAGATCCCTACGAGATATCACGACCTATTACGAAGATAGGACTCTCACCAAGGAGAATCGTTGGCGGAAGATGTACCACTCGATGACCCAAGAAGCTGGGGGCCTTTCACTACCCCAGCGCTTTGTTCTTTACAATCGTTTTCTGTACCTGTTACAGGAGTTGCTATTGAGGTTAGTTGCCAATACTCATCGAACACCCGTAAGAGCCCATAACTCACCGTTGCTAAGATCGCCAAATTTTGACTTCAACACTATGGAATGCACTCGATTACAGTTGATGCAGCTCAGGGAAGCCAGAGGCATTCGTAAGTAGGAGGCTGGCGATACTATGCCAATGCTAACATAAAAAGCCCCTCCCCCTATTCGCCTTAATTCAACAATTCGTCCCGATTCTGTGCTAGATGATGATTCGGGCATCGCGACTGTTAGTACATATTGCCAAAAGATAAAATATAATCACTTCTGACTATGGTCATAGAATATTCATTGGGCTGAGAAAATCTTCTCTTTACCCCTTCCCTCCCGGACTCCGCTTAAGCATCAGCAGTCGTAAGTCCAGGATGAAAACGATCAATCAGGTTACTTCCTAACAAGATAATTAGGTCCAAGGCATATGGCCCACACGCCCCCTGGAGTCAAGCTCGCATGCCAAGTGATGCAAGAATTCTTTTTATTCGGTAGTCTCAGGATATCAATGACACACGAGCGTTCTACTAACGATGCTAGTTCTTTCAATGAGCGCCAGATAACCCTGATAGTATATCAGAGTGGTCGAGACAGATGCCCATATTTCCTGTTGCGAACGTTCCACATGGGAACTCCATGGTTTTCGCTTCGTGGTGCACATGAGCTATGTGTCGAACGCAATGGGAGCAGCCTTCAGTTCTGGCGATGGAGTTCCAGTGAACAATGCCCCAAGATATGGGCCAATCTTTGCTTCATGACGTGGGAAGGTAAGTTGCTACTAGCAAATACGAACGGCAAATTTAGTTGCTAACGTTCTAGAATTGGTGCTCGTGTACTGCTGCTTTTTGTCTTTCAAGACGCGCAATAGTCTTACAGTACAGGTTGCAAATGAAGATCTCACTCTTTGGGGTGAACGAAAACTGTTCCAAGCGTAAGCATTGCCCCTGATTATCCTCCACACAGCCATACTCATAGTAACAGTCGAATCGTGGACGACGGTTTCATGCATTCTCTCATTGTATATGAGGACTATATGACAAAGGGTATTCGCCTCCACGCTGCAGTCTGGGACGGTGACCTACGCCAATGTCCTGTCTGGACAGCTTTCAGTAAGCCAGCTTCAAGTCCCGAGTCGTCTCATAGGCAATGGACTAACTATTGTCCTCCAGTCACACATCAGTCAGCCTCCCCTAAATGGATAAAGAGAGTCAGCAAGACCAGAGTCCGACTTGCTGGCATTCAACTCTACGTCTTTTGCCAGGAATACCGGCAGCAGAACCAACGAATCAACCGTGCAGGAGCCTTCGAGATCCGATTCGTGAGTGAAGAGGGTTCGTTGCCCTTCCTCGTAATAACACACCATCTAACAATACATATTCAGCGGCCAAGCGTTTCAAAGAGCTCTTCTCTCCTGCGCTCATCGACGAGAGCACCGCCACAGAGTCGACACAGACTTAAGTCAACAACAGTGTTTCCGCTGTACGACACAAACTCGGCACTTAAAATTTCTCCTGTGAATAGTTGTACTCCCCCCTTGTTCCATTACATGTAGCCTTTCACCTTGATTCATGTTTTTTCTAGCGACGGCGTCCCACGAGAGAAATAACGGTTTGACGATTTACGAATAACGATTTCCctatttttaataataaagttgAAGTCGAGGGCCACAGATTGCACGATACATCACAGCCATTTGCGAGTTCGCAGGCCCTACTCACGTTTCCATACAACGATATCAAGAATGTTTTCATGTCGTGGCATTAACTCATGCTACTGTGCCCCTATTCCTCAGCACACATCCACAGTTTTCCAATTGTTTAGTCAGTAGTTTCAAGAACGCTCAGTTTGTCAGCATTGTACGCGATAACAATTTCAGAAACTCAAAATTATCTTGTGTTTGCATCCACCTCTTGTGTTCCCCAATTTCAACACCCATCATGACGTATCTCGTTTAGGTCTTGACATCAGGCTCGTCACGGCCGACGTGCTCCTTAAACTTGAGAAGCTCAGTGGCAAACTTGACCTCCTCCTTGAGGAAATCTTGAGCGTCCAGTTCGTACTTGGAGGGATCGTCGGTGTGCTGCTCAATGTACAAGCGAATGGTGGCTCCAGATGAACCAGTGCCGGAGAGTCGAACAACAATTCGGCTACCGGAAGAGAAGCCGGCATATAAGCCCTGCTTGGAAGCGACAGAGCCGTCGAGATCGGTGTAAGAGAAGTTGCCAGCCTTTGTAACCTTGCGACCTGGAATAAGTTAGCAGAGATTGTCAGCCGAGATTGCGAAATCACTCACCCTCAATGGTGCTGCCCACAAAGTTGGAGTCGTTGACAAGCTTCTCTAGCTCACCAACAACCTTGTTGGCGCCCTCTGAATCGACATCCTCGTAGTCGTAGCGGGTGAAGAAAGTACGACCGTACTTGCCCCAGAATTCCTTCTGGATCTCCTTAATTGATGGGGTGACGCTGGGGTTTTGGACACCAACGCCAGCGATGATGTTCAGCCAAGCGATAACAGCCCATAGACCATCCTTCTCACGGATGTGATCACTACCAGTACCGAAACTCTCCTCACCGCAGATGGATAGCTTCTTGGCGTCGAAGAGAGCGCAGAAGAACTTCCAGCCTGTGGGCACCTCGTAGCAGTCGAGACCCTGAGCCTTGGCGACGAGATCAACGGCACCACTGGTGGGCATGGAACGAGCGAGACCATTGACACCGTTCTTCTTGAAGTAGGGAATCAGATTGGCGTGGTGAGCGATGATAGCCAGGGAATCACCAGGAGAAACGAAGGCATTGGCGCCATAGATCATGTTTCggtcaccatcaccatcggAAGCGGCACCAAAGGGAATGTtgttcttgtcaacaaccTCGACCAGAGAGTGGGCGTATGTGAGGTTAGGATCGGGGTGGCCACCGTTGAAGTCGGGGCTGGGGACACAGTTCTGGATGGCGTTGCTCAAACCAAGCTCCTCTTCGAAGATAGCCTTTCCGTAAGGACCGGTGACACCGTGGAGACCATCAAATAGGACCTTGAAGTCGGGGTGTGTGGAGAAAAACTTCTTAATCAGGTCAAAGTCGaagatatccttgagcatAGCAACGTAGTCGGTGGTGCTGTCGATAATCTCGACCTCAAGGTCACCATATGTCTGAGTACCAACAGTGGAGATGTCGACATCGGGAATATCGGCAATCTTGTATGAAGTCAAAGTCTTGGAGAACTCGAAAATCTTGTTGGTAACGGATTCGGGGGCGGGGCCACCGTTGGCGAGGTTGTACTTGATACCAAAGTCGTTCTTGGGACCTGTTGGTTGTTAGTTGTTGGTTTGGGGGGGCAGAATGAGCAGTGAACTCACCACCAGGGTTGTGGCTAGCAGTCAGGAGGATACCTCCGGTAGCCTTGCGCAGACGGATGACATGACTGGCAGCAGGGGTGGAAAGAATGCCGTTCTGGCCGAtgacgagcttcttgacaccGTAGGCGGCACCAATCTTGGCAATAAGCTGGATAACCTCGGGGTTCCAGTATCGGCCGTCGCCACCGATGACAAGAAAAGAGCCTATcaattgatcagatcatGGCTCGTGTTGCAGAGCAATTGGCTTCATACCCTCAACTCCTTCGGGAATAGAAAGCAGaatgctggtgatgaaggCCTCGCTGTAGTGAGGCTGCTGAAAGACGGTGACCTTTTTGCGAAGACCGGAGCTGTCGACATAAGTCAGTTGAGGTTCTATCAACTGATGAAACTGATAAAACTGAAACTTTGAGGTTGAAGCCATAGAGAAATAAGCAATTCCTCTTCGGCAGCTCCCGGGCAGTGGGGGGAACACAACAGGGAGGATCGTCAAGGTCTAGACATACGTTCCGGGCTTCTGGTCCTGGAAGGGCTTAAACTCAACAGTTTGGACGCCCATGATTGCTTGATATCAGTTGTGTATCAATGAACCAAGCTGTAGGGAAGAGAAGATAGATGAGAAGCTATAATTTCGAGGAGAattgttgaggaggatacgaagaggagaaggaatCAGAAGATAGCGGTAGGCGACTGAGACAAAAAGAGGGGAGCTTGAGGGAGCTCTGTGGTGGGGTTCGATGAGATGATATCACTCAAGCTAATGGAGGGGTCAACCAATTAGCACTGTACATGTAGGCACAGCTATGTGCAGGAACACAGTCCGTTACAGTGTGCTTTGTTTCGTTGGGAGACTGCATTCTCACGTAAATATGAGATCGGTCCCCATGATGGAAACTCGGAGAACATAATATGGCTATGACTTAACGAGAAGAACCAAGAGTAAAACCCGAAAATAAGTAATTGGTGCCCCATTGGGTACTCAAAATGTTAGACACATTCAAAAAGAGTATTTGATCTGTCAGTTATGAACTCGAGTATTGCTCTGATCATGTCATGGAAGAGTGCATGGCTGAAGAGCTCAATCATGACACCTCGAAAAGTCACATCGACATGAGGAGCATTGGCCAATCTATAACCCACCTTTTCCAATGAAAGGCTATGATTAAGCCATTATTTCCCTTTGTTGGGTTTGTTCTTGGCAGGCACAGCGTCAAACGTCGGCCTGAAGATGACCTCCCTATAGTATCTAGCCTCCTCAATGCTCTCCAGAATGTCATCCCTCGCCTTGTGCAGACCCTTCTTATTGGGAACCTTATTCACAATCCTCTTGGCTGCCCAGCGTCTTGCAGCCTCCTTGATAGAACTCACGTCAAGAATTCTGTGATGCAGATGTCTCATGACCCGCTTGTAGGGTTCACGTCGCAGAAACGCCCTATCGCAATGCACGCTGTTACCCGCAAGAAGACCACGTTTGC of Fusarium oxysporum Fo47 chromosome I, complete sequence contains these proteins:
- a CDS encoding high mobility group box domain-containing protein → MPKAAAGKRGKAEKTKRGKKDPNAPKRGLSAYMFFANEQRENVREENPGISFGQVGKLLGERWKALNEKQRAPYEAKAAADKKRYEDEKQAYNADQEEEESS
- a CDS encoding centromere protein H (CENP-H)-domain-containing protein; the encoded protein is MADSNDVPMLDGHEEMSHLPISEDEAKILELYDRIQELRLEIAIINAQKSHQPEETSSLTAEETEKAQSELMESRAQYILRNEVTEAVMTANPILRAVHGGPEAALVERELLTYIEGRDDTSISVATQAAETNKVLSVLTNVQSNTLRKSRENVTSAAEMLELAEQVKLKKRVPPNSKMMQEQEELEADVKASKQKWRVMKGVASGIIVGSGIDWVHDDELQDVVLDPEEEE